A stretch of the Papaver somniferum cultivar HN1 chromosome 6, ASM357369v1, whole genome shotgun sequence genome encodes the following:
- the LOC113291439 gene encoding zinc finger BED domain-containing protein RICESLEEPER 2-like, whose protein sequence is MHYIYDEWKLIKKTLAYILVSSLHTGEVLASVVKSVALDWNIDNKLFAVVADNASSNNVMMANLKSWLDSKDCLVLNGDLFRMRCSDHVLDFIVLCGMKVVAPFIEAIRECVKYVKSSQARKERFKCTIAQVKLPASRCIGLDVDTRWNSTFKMLKDAIFLRQSFVRIAHLDNDFKILPTSQ, encoded by the coding sequence ATGCATTACATATATGATGAGtggaaactgattaagaaaacactagcataCATTTTAGTGTCATCACTACATACTGGAGAAGTTCTAGCGTCTGTAGTGAAATCAGTAGCTCTAGATTGGAACATAGATAATAAACTTTTTGCTGTAGTTGCTGATaatgctagctccaacaatgttatgatggCAAATCTGAAGTCATGGCTTGATAGCAAAGATTGTCTAGTTCTTAATGGGGATTTGTTCCGAATGAGGTGTAGCGATCATGTATTGGACTTCATTGTGTTGTGTGGAATGAAAGTAGTTGCTCCATTTATAGAGGCAATTAGAGAGTGTGTGAAATATGTCAAgtcaagtcaggctagaaaagagagatttaaatGTACTATTGCCCAAGTTAAGCTTCCTGCTTCAAGGTGTATtggtttagatgtggataccaggtggaactccacctttaagatgctTAAAGATGCAATTTTTTTGAGACAATCTTTTGTTAGGATAGCTCATTTGGataatgacttcaagatactaccaactTCTCAGTAG